The sequence ATCTTGACGACCTCCATGTATCCCATTTCTATCCGGAACGCTTCAAGCCCGTCAGCCAGCGCATCCTGGAACGAGCTCTGCACGCCGAAGGGCTGATCGAGGGTCTTTATGGAGACGATGACGTTCGTTTCGTAGATGATGTGGTTCCGGAACATGGTGTGGACAATATAAGGAGGTATCATCTGCGGGTCACGGGCAAAGTAGAGGGCGGTCCCACGGATCTTGTTGAGCTCGCGGTAGACCTGGTTGTAGCTCTCCAGGAACACGTCAAGCGGCAGGGGCCGTATCCGGCGGTAGAGCCTGCGCTGGCCCGCCGTGTACACGAGCATGACCAAAAGAGGAATGAGGGCGATGATGATGGACCAGTACCCGCCATGGGGTATCTTATAGGTGTTGGAAATGAGAAATGCAAGGTCGACGAGCGTCACCAGGATGGCGACGGTCATCTTGAACCATTCCCGGCGCAGGTGGAATATTGCCGTCATCATGATCCCCGTCAGCGCCATGGTACCCGTGACGGCGAGGCCGTAAGCGGCGGCCAGGCGGTGCGACTCGCGGAACTCGACCATTATGAAGAGGACCGAGAGAAGGAGGAACCAGTTGACGAAACCGATGTATATCTGCGACCGCAGCCTGGGCGAGGTGTATTCCACCTTGAACATGGGAAGGAGCCGGGTGTTGATACCCTGGTAGACTATGGAGAACATGCCGCTTATCATGGCCTGTGACGCGATGACCGTGGCGATGATGCTGAGGATAAGGAAGGGCACATACAGGACAACGGACTGACTGAGGATCATCCCGAAGAGCGCGTTCGATGTGCCGCCATGATGCGTGAGGATGAACGAACCCTGCCCGAGGTAGCTCAGGGCCAGGGCAAAAAAGACGAAATACCATGCGCGTATGATGGGTTTGCGGCCGAGGTGCCCCATGTCCGCGTACAACGCCTCGCCCCCTGTCGCGCAGAGGATGACCTCCGAGAGGACGAAGAAACCGGCAATACCCTCGTGCCAGAGAAATCTGGCGGCGTACCAAGGGTTCAGGGCCTTGAGGACCGAGGGGGTGTGTATGATGGACAGGATACCGGACAGCGAAAGCGCGAGGAACCAGATCACCATGAGGGGGCCGAAGGCCCCGGCCACCCTGTCCGTACCCTTTTTCTGGAAGGCGAAGAGTATGATGGCAATGATGCCGGCAATCGCTATGAGTGTCGTCTGCCGTGTTCCGCTGAAACCCGGTATGAGGAGTATGCCCTCGACGGCGCTCAGGATGCTGATGGCGGGAGTTATCACGCCATCTCCGGCGAGGAGGGATACGCCGATGAAGGTGATGACGGTGACGAAGACCATGGAACGGGTCTTTTTCAGAAGGCGCACGAGCATTCCCCTGAGGACGAACGCGCCGCCTTCACCTTTCTCGCCGAGGCTCATGGCCAGCCACGCGTATTCGATGGTCACAAGGACCGTCATTGTCCAGAGGATAAGTGAAAGGACCCCGATGACATTCGCCTCCGTGGGCTTCATCAGGAGGAATATGATCGTGATGGTGTATATGGGACTCGTCCCGATGTCCCCGAAGACGAGTCCCAGGGATCGTACGATCTCTTTGATGCCGGAATCCTTGCTTTTTGTCGTCGGGGAGGTGGTTTCCATGGGGTCTCAAGGTTCCCTGATATGTGGCAGTCTGTATTCTAGACCCAATCAAGGAGAAAAGCAACGTTCGCCATGTCTGAGGGGCGGGAAAAATGCGTTGACAGGGAGGGCCGCATTTTCTATAGTGTGTTTCGAAGCGCACAGGTTAGCGATTGTATGACCATGCTGGAAGGCGGCGGGACCATGAAGACGACCAAATGTTCATCAGTTCCATTTTCCGGCCTTTTGCCAGCGCTTTCCCTCCCGGGACCTTTCGGCCCGCCTTATCGGCTATTTCCTGTCAGTGAACCTTCCGGGCCCCGATGCCGACCACACGATATGCGACCGCCATTTCCCGGGGACGAAGAGGGCTTAGGAAATTTGATTGACACCCTTTTTGGAATAAGTTCTAATGTAGTCAATCCTGTTTTGGAAGTAAATTGATATAGAATGCACATAAATATCGGTTTTAATAGTGAAGTAAAGCGTTTTTCAAAGCAGGCGATAATGAGGGAACAATAAATACCATATCTCGAAGGGGAGTCATGGAAAAGATTTGCATAGTTAAACGGAGAAAGACGACAGCGCAGGCAACGCAGGATCCTGTTGTTGAGATCCATACGGCTCCACCTGTCACGAGCCCGGTCAGCGACCAGGAAGTCACCGAGATAGAGCAGATCCCCGAAGTATCAGCCCCGGCTCCTACCGCAGGTTCGCCGGAAAGCTTCAACATTCAGGACGGGGATCACCTCATATTCAAGGAAGTGGCGGGGGAGGAGGAGCAGATCTTTTCCATTCAGCTCAGCCCCCAGCAGTCCGAGATCGTCCAGTCCATGAACTGCATCAAGGACCTCTTGAGCGGCAAGCATCACGGGGTCAAGATGTCTATGGAGCAAACAGCCGACGGGAGCACAGCATTCAATTTCCACTTCAAGCCCGTCTACACGACACGCATGCTGAACCCCAACGATGTTTCCACGATGCTCCAGATAAGCAAGAGCATGCTGTACCGCCTGGTGAAGGAGAAGGAGATCAAGAGTTACAAGATAGGGAAGCTCAGGCGGTTTCTCCTTGAAGATGTTGTGGATTATTTGAGCAACAGTCTGCAGATGTAACGAAACAGCGATCATGCTGTCTGGTGGGGATATGGCAGGGTAGCCTGTTGCCCGACAGAAGGAGGACACAACACATGTACACTGAGTACTGGGGCCTGAAAAAGCCGCCATTCGACAATGTGCCGGACCCGTCGATGTATGTTGATTCTCATCTCTCAGTGGAAAACACTGTCGCAGAGACGCTCTTCGCGATCGAGGAAGGAAACGAGTGTCTCACGGTGATCGTCGGCGACGTGGGGCTTGGCAAGACGTTGTCGTTGCGCCTCATCCTCGACTCGCTCGACCAGAGCAAGTACAAGATAGCCTTTGTCACGAACCCCGATATGTCCTTCGTGCAGATACTCCGCGAGATCATAGGTCAGTTGACCGGCAAGGAGTGCGAGATCCGTGGAAAGACGGAACTCCTCGAGGTGTTCAACAAGCTTCTCTTTGAAACGGCCGATGAGGGAAAGAAGGTCCTTGTCTTCATCGACGAGGCCAATGCCATATCACCGACAAATCTCGAGAGCCTGCGGCTTCTCACGAACATGCAGGACGATACGAGAAATCTCTTCACCATAGTCCTTGCAGGCCAGATGGAGCTTGCAAAGAGGCTCGAGCACCCGAAGAGGGCGAACCTGTTCCAGCGTATCGGCACGTACAACAGGATCGAAAAGATGGACAGCGAGGAGCTTGTCAGGAACTATGTCGACTCCCGTCTGAAAATGGCGGGCGCCCCGAGGCAGATCTTCACGGATGACGCCGTCCGACGGCTCTACCAGTACTCTGAGAACGGGGTGCCCCGTCTCATCAACAAGATAGCGAAGCTGTGCCTGAAGGCGGGAGAGACGAACAACTTCGACGTCATCACCGGGGACATTGTTCAGCAGATCGGCCAGCGCTTCCTGAAGATGACAGGTCCCGCCGTGCAGAAGAAGAGCGTGAAGGAGCGGCCCGTGAGAAAAGCAAAGGCAGCCGAGCCGCCTGCAATGCAGGCCCCGGCCGTCGATGTGCCGCCGCTTGAGAAACCCGTGATGGCACCGCCTCCTCCACCACCACCTCCTCCTCCAGCGGAAAAACCCGTGATGGCAGCACCTCCACCTCCCCCACCAGTACCAGAGAGGCCCGTGATGGCACCTCCACCACCTCCACCTCCACCTCCACCTCCACCGCCTCCACCTCCACCGCCTCCACCTCCACCGCCGGTACCGGAGAAGCCCGTGATGGCGCCGCCTCCTCCACCGCCTCCACCTCCTCCTCCAGCGGAAAAGTCCGTGATGGCAGCACCTCCGCCTCCTCTGCCGGTAGAGGAAGAGACGCCGCCTCCGCCGGCGACGCCGGCTCCAACGGGGCAGTTCTTTGCCGGTCCCGCCATGCAGGGACAGGAGGCTGCGGCAGGAA is a genomic window of Syntrophorhabdus sp. containing:
- a CDS encoding KUP/HAK/KT family potassium transporter — protein: METTSPTTKSKDSGIKEIVRSLGLVFGDIGTSPIYTITIIFLLMKPTEANVIGVLSLILWTMTVLVTIEYAWLAMSLGEKGEGGAFVLRGMLVRLLKKTRSMVFVTVITFIGVSLLAGDGVITPAISILSAVEGILLIPGFSGTRQTTLIAIAGIIAIILFAFQKKGTDRVAGAFGPLMVIWFLALSLSGILSIIHTPSVLKALNPWYAARFLWHEGIAGFFVLSEVILCATGGEALYADMGHLGRKPIIRAWYFVFFALALSYLGQGSFILTHHGGTSNALFGMILSQSVVLYVPFLILSIIATVIASQAMISGMFSIVYQGINTRLLPMFKVEYTSPRLRSQIYIGFVNWFLLLSVLFIMVEFRESHRLAAAYGLAVTGTMALTGIMMTAIFHLRREWFKMTVAILVTLVDLAFLISNTYKIPHGGYWSIIIALIPLLVMLVYTAGQRRLYRRIRPLPLDVFLESYNQVYRELNKIRGTALYFARDPQMIPPYIVHTMFRNHIIYETNVIVSIKTLDQPFGVQSSFQDALADGLEAFRIEMGYMEVVKIEEIMKEAGINEKVIFYGLEEIATDRPLWKVFAILKRLTPPFIQFHDLPLNKLHGVITRVEM
- a CDS encoding helix-turn-helix domain-containing protein: MEKICIVKRRKTTAQATQDPVVEIHTAPPVTSPVSDQEVTEIEQIPEVSAPAPTAGSPESFNIQDGDHLIFKEVAGEEEQIFSIQLSPQQSEIVQSMNCIKDLLSGKHHGVKMSMEQTADGSTAFNFHFKPVYTTRMLNPNDVSTMLQISKSMLYRLVKEKEIKSYKIGKLRRFLLEDVVDYLSNSLQM